The segment ATCATGTTAATGACAAAGGTTTGGTTCCTAGGTGAAATGGACCATGGAAGTGCTATGTTACGGACTGACCCTCCCCTTAGAGGGGGAcactgtcaggctgtgtgtggatgtgtacaCAGACTGGATGATGGCCCTGGTGTCACCCCGGGACTCAATGCCTCAGCCTGTTGTGAAGGAGCCCAATATGTATGTCCAAACCATTCTCAAGCACCTCTACAATGTCTTTGTGCCAAGGTATGTCATAAAAGATAAGCCTTTAACGTATAGATCCATACCTTTTCACTTGTTACACTTGTCATTTAATTTCCGGTCGTTTTTCCCTCTAGGCCTGAACAGCATGGTCCAAACCACATCAGGCTTTGCCAGCAGGTTCTGACTGCAGTTCAGAAGCTGGCACGGGaatctgtttccatggtgagGGAAACCtgggaggtgctgctgctcttcctgctTCGCATCAATGATACATTACTTGCACCACCCACAGCTGGAGGTAAGCTCCACCTGCTTCACTTAACTGAAACTTCTTATATACTGAGCTGTAAATTCTTATTATTTTTGAtgacaaacatttaaaatctcCATTTATCTTAGTAGGGGTAGCTGAGAAACTGGCAGACAAACTTATGGCAGTGCTGTTTGAGGTGTGGCTGCTTGCATGTGCCCGCTGCTTTCCGACACCACCATATTGGAAGACAGCAAGAGAGATGCTGGCCAACTGGAGACATCACCCTCCTGTTGTAGAGCAATGGAGCAGAGTGGCATGTGCTCTGACCTCCAGGTTAGAATTGATTCGTTACACCTGAAAGTGAAATTGTTTTCTGTACAAAATTAGGAATTCTTGTTAATGtatgttcctgttttatttcagaCTTTTGCGGTTTACCCACGGACCATCCTTCCCACCTTTTAAAGTTCCAGATGAGGATGCCAGTTTGATTCCATTAGAGATGGACAATGACTGTGTGGCACAGACGTGGTATCGATTTCTCCACATGCTCAGGTGCATAATGATTTCATGTAATGGTAACTTCCCATTAATCAAGTCCTAACTGACATTGGTGGTTTTGTAGGGAAGTTGATGTTGATCTGTACTATTTTGTATGACTTCCCCCATCATTTCCTCTTTTCATTTGTTGTGTCCTACATGTATTCAACTCACTCATTTTCCATCTATGTTAAATCTCCAAGTATTCTGCTTGTTTCTTTCCAGCAACCCAGTGGACCTGAGCAACCCTGCTATAGTGAGCACCACTCCAAAGTTTCAGGAACAGTTCCTTAACTCAAGTGGCATCCCCCATGAGGTGGTGTTGCATCCATGCTTGAAACAGCTACCCCAGATCTTCTTCAGGGCTATGAGGGGTGTCAGTTGCTTAGTGGATGCCTTCTTGGGTAAGAGGAAGTTGAGTTAACATGACGTGACATTTAAGACATTATTTCAACATATGCAAACATTTAAGTAAAACAATACATTAGGATGCAATAGCAGTAACAAAGCATATGTTAATATAAATGTTAACCATTTCGCAGGTTGGTATATTTTTAACAGGCTTTTCTTGCCTTCTGTAAGTCGGTGACCTCAAGACTTACTCTTGTTCAAGTCTTACATAGACTGATTCAAAATTATTATCTGCAATTATTAGATGCAGAAATGTGACATGGGCAACAATAGGACACAGATATATGCTAGATATCATGCTACACAGTGTTATTTGTGGCGCCTTTTAAGCAACTGTCATACTGTGTTAGTATCACAGGATACCAATCAGTGCAAAGAAATTTAAGTATGCATGATCATTTAGAATAATGGTAAAATATGCAAATGATTTACAGCTAATCCAAGCCTTCATTTTGTAACACTGTTTTCTCCATTCCAGTTGTTACTCTAGCACTGCCCCTGGGTTAAGATGGAGGATGTCAGTAATACCTGTTTGAATAGCAATAtgtcagtgtgtattttttgtctttACACTGTAGGTGTCTCTGTTGAAAAGAGAGATGTACGGGAGAGGGTGTTCACTTTTTGTCCAGTGCTGCTCTCTCATGGtacaaacatcagctgatgCATCCTGTCACAGGATACTATGGGCATATGGGTCTATTTAGTGGTGGTGATGAAATTAACAACTGGTGTTACccttgcatttttttaaaaatcgaTACCCCCAACATATGTAGACCAAACTACAAGATCATCAACAAAGGGAGTCACGGCAGGCCTAAAATGTCAATCAAGATAGATGCATATCAATTACTGGTGATTTGTATCTAACCTTTGTCTTGCATGTGTGAGAATGAATGATCAACTCACAGTCTCTGAGACCAATTAATTGTATTTTTCTCTGTCATAACATTAGCAGTGGGGATGAATTTGTATGATTTTATTTACTCGGATAGTTGCTGTAAAAGTGGACGAGGGCGGTGCGATAAAAATTTCTTACTCATTTTTTTAGGCTAATCAGAACCCTCCTAATGGTTTGAGAATAAACAGACCACAGTACCCATCTCATTTGCCTTTCTGTCAACAGGTATATCCCGACCCAGGGCTGACAGTGCTCCACCCACCCCAGTCAATAGAATGAGCATGTCGCCTCCCCCCTCCATTGCCAACACCACGCCCCCTCACAGCCGCAAGCAGCGGCATACAGTGGTCACCAAAACTACAAGCAAGAGTTCAACTGTAAGTCTGACAGAAAGCTGTAACATTCACTAGATGCATGAAGTTTCTCACGCCACCATATTGGAAGACCGCAAGGGATCTGCTGGGTTTTCACTACACATTGTTTTTAGCTATTTATCATGGAAGTGTACTGTAGACTATGTCTGTATTTGATGAAGCTCCTCCCAAGTGCTATCATTTTGTTATTCTGATGCTGTGTGCATCCTAATGTGATGTTCTTCTTTTCCCTTGCCACCATTCAGGGCAGTGGTAATCAACCAACCAAAGCAtcccagcagcaacagcagcagcagacttcGTCCTCCCCAACCCTGCTTTCCAGCCCCAACCAGAGCAGCTGGGAGTCTCGGCCCCTCCCTGCTCCAGCACGGCCAAAGGTCAACAGCATCCTTAACCTGTTCGGCCAGTGGCTTTTTGATGCCGCTCTGGTCCACTGTAAGCTCCACAGCGGCCTCAGCCGAGACCCCAGCATGACCGGTAAGAAGTGAAGCACTGGCTAATAGCATTTCCTTTAATGCATGGGCAGGTGGGTGTTTTGTTGCTGTTCattattctgtgtttttgtgagttATATGTGTTTTgggtgttgttatttttttactgtatgttgTTTGGGATATCCTTTCCTTTTTTCACCATTTTCTCTGAAACTTTGTTGTGCCTTTCTGTGTCTGGAGGGCTTGGTTAGAAGTGGCCTTGTATGATATTTCCATCTGATTCTAATCCATTTGCATTCACCAACGATGTAAACCTAGCTAAAACTGCATATAGGCTAGCAACATATTCATACACTCATAGATTAAAATGACACATACAGTTAGTGTTTAGAGAGAAATTTGACGCATTTTTGGCTCtccatttatttttctctttttggtGTAGTGTCCTGCTCGTGTCTACCATGTCTGATTAATGTTAAGAGTTGAAATGGGTCAAACATCATGTATTgaggagaacaaaaaaaacacaattcatGCCTGATATGAATTGATCCCAAAATATTGGATCTGCTTTGATTTTGTCTCTCTCCACTATTTCTGTTATCTTGCAGCCTCTTTTATCCAAATTCTCCTTTCTTATAAATCTTGTAAGTAGGAACGGcagctttttttccctcactTGATTTGCGTTTCTTGACAAATCTTCCTGCTTTTCAGTTGAGTTCTTCATGATCATCGCCATTACCACCATTGTTTTCTGTTTCCACTCCTTGTCATATATAAAGTTCACTCAGCGTTCTTTCAGCGTTTTTCCCAAAGGTGATGGAATGGGTTTCACCAACTGACCACTTGTCTCAATCATAACGTTGCCAGTCTGTGACAATGCCACCCATCTTAAATGcctttattttttcttcatGCTAATACTTATAATTTAGTTTCAGACCCTCCTTAAGTTCAGcattattgttttgtttcttgtatgttttttgtgttgtaaattcacttgagtttttttttttttttttattggttggTGCCTCAATGCATGAAGTGAATGTTTTGTACCTTGAGTGATAGTCATATAATTGCAACATCCAGGGAGCTGACACAGGGATTTTGTTTTGTAGGCTTGCGGCAGCAATTAACTGACACAGTTTAGTATCATCACACTACACTGTCATGCTTTGTGCCAGTAATAGGTGGAACTTCTATGGCAAACTCTTTGTGTCAGAATGCCCTTTTATATTGAATGCCTTCaacggatgtgtgtgtgcgtttgcagTCATTGaagtgtttcctctttgttgtTAAAGTGAATAAATGTCtgctttttgttgcttttgtgttacattttttttactctttattttttttatagtgtgcaTATAGTAGATAAATGTCTGTTTGCCTGTGTCTCAAACATGCATGTATGCTGCTGACCACATTACAATTCAGGGTCCTTTCATTTCTTGTCTCTTCCCACTCTCTACAGCGATAGCCACTCAGGTGGGTCTGGAACTGAGAAGGAAGGGTTCCCAAATGTCCACTGACTCCATGGTGCCCAATCCACTGTTTGATACCAATGAGTTCCCCGAGAGCTATGAAGCAGGACGAGCTGAAGCCTGTGGAACTCTGTGTCGTATCTTCTGTAGCAAGAAAACTGGAGAGGATATTCTGCCTGTTTACCTGTCCAGGTAATGTAGTCAAGGTTTTTTCGGACTTCCATGGGATGCCCCAAGTTATAGCAAAtcgtttaaaaaaacaaatcacactgAATAATAGAAAATCAGTGTTGCTGCACTTCCTCCTATTTTATCATATGGACTTGTTAATCTTctctatttgtgttttttaataactGCAGAATTATTCTAGTGCCAAGCAAGCTGTTGCACCACAGTCTCCATTCTGTTCCTATCTACTGTGAGATCAGATTAGGTGGTGCTTCGCTCTGCGATTGATCTTGCTAGCATGATAATCTTCATAATATCCTGCAGTTAATTTAAAAccttgtgtgcatgtttgacaTTGGAaggaaatgcatttttcttaatTCCTTGATACTCCTTCCTTGATTTTACTATCTATTAGAATTTTAAAACTAGTCTGAGCCCAGCTTcatattgtgtgttgtgtgagtgtttatGATAATGTTGTATTATTTCAATATCTGCAGGTTCTACATGGTCTTGATTCAAGGTCTCCAGATTTCTGATTTCATCTGTAGACCAGTTCTGGCTTCTATCATTCTCAATTCGTCATCACTCTTCTGTACTGACCTGAAGGGCATCAATGTGGTGGTGCCATACTTCATAGCTGCACTGGAGACTATTGTGCCAGACAGGTTAGGCTTAGTCTTTTGCACAACTTTTAGATTGGTATCGAAAAgatttacatgttttatttactaAATAAGATTTATCTGTCACGTTTGTTAGGGAGCTGTCCAAATTCAAGATCTATGTAAATCCTACTGACCTGAGGAGAGCTTCCATCAACATCTTGCTTGCTATGCTGCCACTGCCGCATCATTTTGGCAACATAAAGTCAGAGGTAACGCCCTAAGTAATGCCACCTTGCTCCTTTAAAGAAAGGATTTTAATGTCAAATCTTTATGGTTGAAAGTGCTAAATGTGAACTTCTTGATATCAATTTCAGATAAATCCTGTTTTCAACTATATTGACTTTGTTTTTTAGGTTTTGTTGGAGGGGAAGTTCAATGAGGAAGATGGGTGGCCTCACGACCAGCCTGTGTCTTTCTTGTCACTGAGACTACGCCTTGTCAATGTCCTCATAGGagcgctgcagacagagactgaCCCAACCAACACACAGCTTATCTTAGGTATCTGCTGACACTTTCATATACCTTTTTTTCTGGTTATTTTGCCCTCATGCAGCTATTAATGACATGTGTTGCAGTATTTCTTGTACTATTGTTTTAATGTCAcatttcttctctttcaggTGCAATGCTTAATATAGTTCAAGACTCTGCGTTGTTAGAGTCCATAGGTGCACAGACTGAAACGGTAAGGGTTAGAACACGGCTGTTTTCTGATGATCAGTTTACATGTTACAAGTAGAATTCAACATCAACACTGCTTTGTTCTGGTGGTGGCAGGGGAGTATAGACGGGAGCCATGTGGCAGGAAAGAGTCAAAGTCACAGCCGGACAAACAGTGGCGTCAGCTTCACCAGTGGAGGCAGCACAGAGGCCACCAGCCCAGACTCTGAGCGTCCTGCACAGGCACTGCTCCGGGACTACGGTAAGACGTCTAACTGCTCACCAACACTAATATTATTGTGCCCAGTGAATTAACACAATAATGCTGCTTTGGTCAGATGATGCTATACATGCTGACAAGAGAATGATCAACAGTGATCAATATCTGCTTGCTGATCAATACCCAACTTAATAAATACTAAAATACTAATACTAAATTAACTCATTTGTTCTTTAAAGCTAACGTGGTTAAAGTGGTATGCAGAGTTAGGAAGCGTTGGGTAAAATGCCTTTGTAAGTGATACAAAGTTTGCTGTGATggcactgaatgtgctcctctTGATTGCAACAGTGTGTCTTAATCAAATGTCTTTCAGAGGTTTTTGTCTATTTGACTACTGGTGTTTAAATATGTTGGTTATAGTTTTTAAACTTGCACGGGTTTGTGTTAGGTAGGTTATGTGCAAGTTTATATTCACCCTATAGACAGgaaaaatatgattttatatatatatatatatacacactgattAAAAGTCTGGCTGCAATGATCccaaaatcatattttcatattttaatatatatatatatatatatatatatatatatatatatatatatatatatatatatatatatatatatatatatatatatatatatatatatatatgaaaatatgattttatatGATTTTGGGAAATATGATTTTGGGATCATTGCAGCCAGACTTTTAATCAGTCTTCAGCCTTAATATTATCACTTTCTAAAGGATCGACACATTGGACCTTTAAGTAGAAACTTTGAGAAAGGATGTCAGAATACAGAAATCCCTAAAGATGGGTTAGACTATTTTGGTAAAGTTTTAAGCAATGCAATAACAGATTTCTAAATAAAATCAGGTAGTAAAAAATGTTGATAATGCTCAGGTCTGTTCCTCAGCCGCTTAATGTATTACAAGCTTCTCTTTAACATTGTGTGCTGTGCTGATTTCAGTCTTTTCTAATGCatgttatcaatatatataaaacatatcTGCTAATTGGGCAGCCAGAAGTGTTTGTGCATGACCTTGTAGCTTTGTTGCCTTAATCCTTCTATGCTCTATTCTTTGCGGTGTTTGGTATTTCGGGGTGTTATATGGTTTAGCTCTTCCAGATACAGCGGCAGGCCTGCTAGTGCGCAGCATCCACTTGGTCACTCAGAGGCTCAACTCCCAGTGGAGGCAAGACATGAGCATCTCACTGGCTGCCCTCGAGCTGCTGGCTGGACTAGCCAAGGTAAAAACTATGTAGACTCACTGTAACTACCTGTAGTCACTGTCAGACTTTAgctttagttatttttttatcacTCCATTCAGTATATATAAAGAGCATCAGGAAATCAAGCAAAAGAGCTCTTCATTAaaaacatgtctgctgaaaGTCAAGGCTATGTACCTTAGTAAACTGCTCTACAAATGTGGCACATCTAATAGCATGAAACTTCATCTCTATCTTGTTAAAATACACTTACTGTGGATTTCCTCATTTTGCTTGTGGCTTAATCAGGTAAAAGTGGGAGTAGACTCTGCAGACCGTAAGCGTGCTGTCAGCTCTATATGCGGCTACATTGTGTACCAGTGTAGCCGTCCAGCTCCTCTGCAGTCCAGAGACCTCCACTCCATGATTGTAGCTGCCTTccagttcctgtgtgtgtggctcacagAGCACCCTGACATGCTGGATGAGAAGGTAACTTTATAGGCTGATTTCTCTCAGTTATGGTTAAGTTAAACAGGATTATTATTTAGTTTgattgattacatttttttttgtgtaccAGGATTGTTTGGTTGAGGTTTTAGAGATTGTGGAGCTGGGAATCTCAGGCAGCAAGTCCAGGCAAGATCAGGAAGTCCGACACAAGGGAGAGAAGGAGCACAACCCTGCTTCAATGAGAGTAAAGGATGCTGCTGAAGCAACGTTGTCCTGGTAACATTCTTTACATACAGAATTGTTGAGTGATTGTTAGTTTCTGCTAAAAAAAATTTAGTTTTTTGTGAGTTGATTGACAGCACacaataaatgttaaaaaataagctGATCAACGTTCTCCAGAATGAGTTTCTTCGATCATCTTTAGATATTTACAgattatttacagtatttttattattaaactgTTATAGAGTTATAGTTTgccttgtttttctgcttggTGTCCACACATAtttgtcttaaaatgtgttgcaTTCATTGACCTGATTTCTTCATGTTGACATTCTTGCTTGTGTTTCTGTGGTGTTCTCCAGTATCATGCAGGTGTTGGGGGCTTTCCCTTCTCCCAGTGGGCctgcctccacctgcagcttgCTGAATGAAGATACCCTAATCCGTTATGCCAGGCTCAGTGCTACAGGAGCAAGTAACTTCCGCTACTTTGTCCTGGACAACTCTGTTATCCTCGCAATGCTGGAGCAACCACTTGGCAACGAGCAGAGTAAGTATCTTGTGTCTTTTGTGTCCTTAGGCATAATATTGGACTGCAAAGACTGCATAACCCTTTAAGTACAAAGCACTGGCAAGAAATAGGTTATCTTATGTGTCTCTAAAATAAGAGCCTCTCTGTCTTTACAGACCCCAGCCCATCAGTGACCGTTTTGATTCGAGGGACAGCTGGCAGACACGCTTGGACCATGCAGCTATTCCATCAACCAAGAGGAGCTCGGGCTAATCAGAGGGTGAGATCACTCTGTAGATTATTGCACATGTTAAGTGACAATGCTAGACAAAGAAATATTTTAACTGTCTTCTTCACTCCTCCCACAGCAGGTGTTTGTTCCAGAGGGCCGTCCAAAACCTCAAAATAATGTGGGGATCAAATACAACGTCAAGCAGAGGCCCTTCCCTGAAGAAGTGGATAAGATCCCTCTTGTCAAAGCTGATGTCAGCATCCCTGACCTGGACGACATTGTCAGTAAGGAGGTGAGAGAATAGATGTAGCTCTTGTTGTGCTTGTATTCACATTATGCATAAGGTATAATGGCTCAATGGAGCCTTGCGAATTAATACATTTCTTGGTAATATCTGTTATTGCACAAACTCAGGAGTTATGTATGTGCTGGGAGGATGAGTCGAGAGCCCCAAATTCACTGACGAGTAATTTCCCCCATGTGAGTTGTTGAAGAGATGAAATTTAATTTGGGTGTTTGTGGTGGTTAAAAAGGGTTGAAAGGTTTGGTGATGATCATTTGATGCAATGTTTCAATCCAGTGCACTTTCCTTGCAATGATCTGCAGCTTTTACTGCAATCCAAGAGCACAACTTCCTAGAGAAAGTACCAGAAAGTAAATTAGTGCTTCTCTGACGGTGTTATCAAAAATGAACACACAAAGGCTGTGTTTATTAAAGGGATGTAGCACTTGATTGGATTACATTGTATGTGTGGAAAAGAGCTACTCACTCTGTGACTTAATGCTTCATACCAGACTTGTTAAACagacatgacatcactgatgggTTTTTATGTCTATCTTTGGAGGTGATACCTGTTTGGGACTTGCAGGGGACTGTCATTCATCCTGTCAGCATATCTGTGTGCTAAAAAGATTCCATCTCCTCCTTTTCAGCTGGAAGTTCAGCATGACAAGCTTCGCATACTAATGACCAAGCAGATAGAGTATGAGAATGCCTTGGAGCGCCACAGTGAGGAAAACTTCAAGTCCAAGCCTTTCCCAGACCCACAGACAGACTGCAAACCCCCTCCACCTTCACAGGAGTTCCAGACAGCTCGCCTCTTCCTCTCCCACTTTGGCTTTCTGTCTCTGGAGGCCCTTAAGGTTTGTAAACCTTACAAACCTTAGGTTTACTGAACAATATCATATTACTACGTAACACAGTAGAAAAACTCTGTGCTACTATGCCTCAGTTTTCTGCTAGAGGGATGTAACTTGAATCGCCCATCAATGGGAACACCACTTGTCAGTATTAACGATAAATCTAAAAGCAGTTCAGGCCACAAACCGATAAAGTTAATGTAGATtgcttttatatttatttgttattgtttgATAGGAACCCAACAACAGCCGTCTACCTCCTCATCTGATTGGGTTGGAGTCGTCCTTACCAGGGTTTTTTGATGACATCAGCTACCTGGACCTGCTTCCCTGCCGACCATTcgacactgtttttattttttatgtgagGGCTGGACAAAAGAGCAGCCATGAGGTGAGGAAATACAAGCTGGCAGTGTATAGCAGGACACAGTATTTTTTACTATATCTATGTTCAAATCTTTGATTATTAATATCCCTGCTGATCGTGTTGATCAGATTCTGAGGAATGTGGAGTCATCAGCCAGTGTCCAGCCTCACTTCTTGGAGTTTCTGTTGTCCTTGGGCTGGCCTGTGGATGTGGGACGCCATCCAGGGTGGACAGGACACTTAGACACCAGCTGGTCCCTGAATTCCTGCTCTGACAGCAACGACATGCTACAAGGAGGTAAGCTGGTAGACGAGAGGGAGTCTTTGGAAGAATACATACCACAATTGTCATATGATGGTATGTTATGTTGAAATTTGTAGAGGAAGCAGCCACTCCTGAGGACACAGGAGGTTCAGTGTTCAACGGGGAGAAGAAGGTTCTGTACTATGCTGATGCTCTGACAGAGATTGCATTTGTGGTTCCGTCTCTAACTGAAAATTCTGGTTAGTAATAAATACCTTATAGCAGATATTGAAAGCCCACTAGGAGACAATAGGTTGACTGAGATCATGTTTGCTCTTCGGTGTTCCACAGAGGAATCATCAGTGCACAGTGACTCCACAGTGGaggcagacacaaacacagacctcaTGCCAGCTATGCTGAAACAACCCAATCTCACACTGGAACTGTTCCCCAACCATTCTGAAAACCTGGAGTCTGCCAAAAAGGTAAAGTTTATTACATTTACCTTAACTGTAGGCTGACAGCACTGATGATgtcttttttaatttataaagGTTTTCTTACAGTAACATTGAATTATTCTCTTTATATAGCTTAGTCCTTTGGTGAAGACGAAAAGGTCATCAACTGGAAAGTCTTTCCCTCAGCTGGGGCCTGAAACAAAAGTATTTGTGGTCTGGGTGGAGCGCTTTGATGATATTGGTAGGCATATACTCCTAATGCATCTTCAACATATACTGTGTGATAGCATTTTTGTATTATGTATCACGACCAAAATACTGACGCCCATGAACGtcattgattttgtgtgtttagagaACTTCCCGTTGTCTGATCTGTTGGCGGAAACCAGCACTGGCCTGGAAGCTAGCACAAGCAACAGCACCTCCTGCAGGTATTTACAAGTTTACACTGTGCTGCCAGTATGAAGGAACGTGTAGTTCACGAAGCGTGTGCTGATGCACAGTGCACCAGATGCAATGGGCAGAAAAAAGGAACCGTGGCTGAGCTTTGACAAATGATACCGTGCTTTAAAGGAAGAGGCTACATAGAAAAAGGATTTAGACACCATTTTATGGTTGAGCTTTGTTGCTGACATGTATTCTCTGTTGCACCATATTATCCCCTGCCTTTCCCCCTCTTCCTGATGCAGGTCGGGGTTACTAGAAAAGGACGTTCCCCTGATCTTCATCCACCCTCTGAAGACAGGACTGTTCAGAATCCGCCTGCATGGAGCCGTTGGCAAATTCGGCATGGTTATTCCCCTGGTGGACGGCATGGTGGTCAGCCGCAGAGCTCTAGGTAAAAGCTTACATTGCTCCTTCTGACTTGCCCCTTCTTTCCTACAACACCTCTTTTGTTGCCCTTTATAGAAAGCACAGTCTTTACACAGTGCAGGAGGTAGTCTCTTCACTTATAATGTGCACACATTAATAGATTATGGCTGGTGAAACTGTACAGGAAGTAGTAGCATGAGTGTTCTTGCAGCTGAGCTTGCATCACTCCTGCAGGATACAGTGTACCATCACTAAAGGCTCTATATGCGAGCAGGTTCTGCCAAGACAGTGTGAAGAAAGTCTTGGTTTGTCTATCAAAGTACATCATGCAAGACAGTCAGAACATTACAATGTTCCTGCTCAAATTGCAGTTTGTCTcatgtcacacatgtcaaaagATTTTGATCAGTCAGTCTCGTTATTGCATTTTTATGCTGTTGCATTAACGTTGTGTGTGCGTCCTCCTCCAGGGTTCCTCGTGCGTCAAACGGTCATCAACGTGTGCCGGAGGAAACGCCTGGAAAGTGACTTGTACAACCCGCCTCATGTGAGGCGGAAGCAGAAAATAACAGAGATCGTCCAGCGATACCGCAACAAGCAGCTGGAGCCTGAGTTTTACACTTCGCTCTTCCACGAGGTGGGGGAGGGAAAGCCCCACCTctaaccccccctcccctccccagtCTTGTCCTAACACTGGCTcactacaacaacacacacacactcgtatctaaaactcacacacatttacaactgcacgcacgcacacacacacacacacacagaatctttatatttatactgtactattttgttatttatataaatacatatatcaACACTGTTTGCCTTTGACTCTGAGATCAAAGTGTCAAAAAACATGCCAAGGTGggaaaaaaactacatttcTGTGTTGCTGCCGCTCACTGAAGATCTGAACGGCTGAAGTTCAGCAGTGACCGTCGCTCCTCGTTTAGGCTCATGCTTCGTGGCAAAAGAGTTTCTGCTTGTCTTTAACTGCAATACAATAGTTACACTGTTGGCCTTTCTGAACCTGTAAAAAAAGTTTGTCCTTTACATCTTGTTCTATGAATGAATTTCCTGAGGTTTGGTAATACAGAGTTGTGTCCAAAATCAGATCTGCATACCcgtttttgtttcagtcaaacaAACGCATGGTTGGATTTTTGCCAAGGAGATAAAA is part of the Parambassis ranga chromosome 7, fParRan2.1, whole genome shotgun sequence genome and harbors:
- the LOC114438159 gene encoding ral GTPase-activating protein subunit beta-like isoform X11 yields the protein MYSDWRSLQLVVQSDQGHLSVLHTYPTSVGTEVANAVVKPLGTAVSPVATENILKTDKEVKWTMEVLCYGLTLPLEGDTVRLCVDVYTDWMMALVSPRDSMPQPVVKEPNMYVQTILKHLYNVFVPRPEQHGPNHIRLCQQVLTAVQKLARESVSMVRETWEVLLLFLLRINDTLLAPPTAGVGVAEKLADKLMAVLFEVWLLACARCFPTPPYWKTAREMLANWRHHPPVVEQWSRVACALTSRLLRFTHGPSFPPFKVPDEDASLIPLEMDNDCVAQTWYRFLHMLSNPVDLSNPAIVSTTPKFQEQFLNSSGIPHEVVLHPCLKQLPQIFFRAMRGVSCLVDAFLGISRPRADSAPPTPVNRMSMSPPPSIANTTPPHSRKQRHTVVTKTTSKSSTGSGNQPTKASQQQQQQQTSSSPTLLSSPNQSSWESRPLPAPARPKVNSILNLFGQWLFDAALVHCKLHSGLSRDPSMTAIATQVGLELRRKGSQMSTDSMVPNPLFDTNEFPESYEAGRAEACGTLCRIFCSKKTGEDILPVYLSRFYMVLIQGLQISDFICRPVLASIILNSSSLFCTDLKGINVVVPYFIAALETIVPDRELSKFKIYVNPTDLRRASINILLAMLPLPHHFGNIKSEVLLEGKFNEEDGWPHDQPVSFLSLRLRLVNVLIGALQTETDPTNTQLILGAMLNIVQDSALLESIGAQTETGSIDGSHVAGKSQSHSRTNSGVSFTSGGSTEATSPDSERPAQALLRDYALPDTAAGLLVRSIHLVTQRLNSQWRQDMSISLAALELLAGLAKVKVGVDSADRKRAVSSICGYIVYQCSRPAPLQSRDLHSMIVAAFQFLCVWLTEHPDMLDEKDCLVEVLEIVELGISGSKSRQDQEVRHKGEKEHNPASMRVKDAAEATLSCIMQVLGAFPSPSGPASTCSLLNEDTLIRYARLSATGASNFRYFVLDNSVILAMLEQPLGNEQNPSPSVTVLIRGTAGRHAWTMQLFHQPRGARANQRVFVPEGRPKPQNNVGIKYNVKQRPFPEEVDKIPLVKADVSIPDLDDIVSKELEVQHDKLRILMTKQIEYENALERHSEENFKSKPFPDPQTDCKPPPPSQEFQTARLFLSHFGFLSLEALKEPNNSRLPPHLIGLESSLPGFFDDISYLDLLPCRPFDTVFIFYVRAGQKSSHEILRNVESSASVQPHFLEFLLSLGWPVDVGRHPGWTGHLDTSWSLNSCSDSNDMLQGEEAATPEDTGGSVFNGEKKVLYYADALTEIAFVVPSLTENSEESSVHSDSTVEADTNTDLMPAMLKQPNLTLELFPNHSENLESAKKLSPLVKTKRSSTGKSFPQLGPETKVFVVWVERFDDIENFPLSDLLAETSTGLEASTSNSTSCRSGLLEKDVPLIFIHPLKTGLFRIRLHGAVGKFGMVIPLVDGMVVSRRALGFLVRQTVINVCRRKRLESDLYNPPHVRRKQKITEIVQRYRNKQLEPEFYTSLFHEVGEGKPHL